CTAAACGTAGATATCTCCAAAGACGAAAACGAACTCTCTAAACTCATCCATTTGTCGGAGTCAGTCCGAGGCCTTAATCATCTTGGAAAAGCGCATGTTATCGAATTACTGGCCTACTTTGAGCATGATGGCCCAGATGGAACTCACTTGCGCCTTGTGCTCCCTGTTATGATCACTGATGCTGCAGCGATGATTGTCACTGGGAAGCCGCACAAAGTGGGCTGCATACAAGCTGTTTCCAAACAAGTCTCCTGGGGCCTCGACCTCCTTCATACACTAGACATCGTTCATTGCGGTAGGTTGGCCCTCCAGGGTATTATAATTGGCATTATACTGACTTGATGCAGATTTATAACCTGCAAATATCGTGTTTTCAGTCACCAGAGCTGCGCACGGCGAGGCATTTTTGCAGCCCCCTGAGTTCAGTCCTTATCAGGTGGCTAGAGGAAACGAAGGTAAATGATAGCACCCCGGAGTATTTGATGGCTTCACAGAGACGTCGGGGGCAACTAAATGATGCAGACTTCTCCATGCTCCTGGTCAAGATTGGCGATGTGGGCGGAGGTATGATGTACCCGCTCTAATTTTAGTAAAAGAATCTAACATGCTATACTGGTCGCGATGGGTGGTCAATCCAACCAGTGGCCTGTGATGCCGATAGCCTTCCGTGCATCTGAGCTGATCTACCGAAAGACTTGGGATGCTGGTATTTATATCTGGGCTTTGCGTTGTTTGGTATGCTGACGCCTCCATCCTGAAACCTGTTTCACCTCTCTAAAGCCGTAGTAAAGCTATTTGAGTTGGCGACAAATGAGCCATTGTTTCCAGTAGGGTCCTTTGGCCTCACAGCCGAACAGATTGACCAAGAGTACATTCCTTGTAGATCAATTTTCTTGATAAAGACGTTCAAACGCACGAGTGCTTCATGAAGCACCTGATGGACAGGCTACCATCTAACTTGCGCGCTGAGAATATTCAGCATCTCGCATCGTTCCTTTTGTTGATGCTGCAGAAAGACCCTCGAAGGCGAATGCCAACCAGTACTCAATCAACCCTTTCTTACTGAAGGACCTGAGGGTTGAGGGGCTTGTCAAATGTCGAACATCATGTATTTCCACAAGCCTCAACCGATGTACATACACAGATATTCGCTTTTAGATCTATCAGTAGTCACGTGCGACATACCACCGAGTCCAGGTAGCCGCATAGGGCCAGTGCATTCAAGCCTATCATGAAATATGAGGATTCTGAAGACGAACTGCACGATTATGTAGTATCAGGGAAAAGAAATATATGTCTAGAATTATCAATTATTTCTGGATTGATGGAGGCTGGACTTAAGCTTATCGATAAGAGCGCCAAGACCGACCTCCAAAACTTTTCGCtccgcctttttttttttatccaAAGTCAACGTCTGCGACGACAAAAACCAACATCTCCCAGTCAAAATGGCATCGATGTTGAGAGAAGTGTATGTAAATCACAAATATTGCCAAGTTTACAATGAAATATACTAATTAAAACAGCAAACCCAAAAACCCGCGCACAGCACGCCTCCTCAAAGCCAAAGAGCCCCAACTCGTCGAAGGCCCCAAACgcaccctcctcctccacggCTCAAAGTGCCCAACCCCCGTGCACACAATCCTCAAGACCTTTCACTCCCTCACAAAACCGAACTCCGTCCTTTTCCACAAGAAGAATGAGAACATCCGCCCTTTCGAAAGCACCGAGAGCCTCGAGTTCCTGGCCAACAAGAACGAAGCCGGAGTGGTCGTGTTCGGCAGCAGCTCCAAGAAACGACCCAACTGCATCACACTCATGCGCGTGTTCGACTCGAAGACGCTTGACATGTGCGAGATGATGCTGCTCCCCGGCGAGAGTGGTGAGGATGCGGTTCCTGCGATGAATAATCTCGTGATGCAGATCGGGGTTGGGTTACGGCCGATGCTGATTTTTGCGGGGAGTCCGTGGGATGACGAGACTTCGATGGCGCATGTTATGCTCAAGAGCATGTTCACTGATATGTTCAAGGGCGAGGAGAGCGACAAGATCGATGTTGAGGGGTTGCAGTATGCGCTTATGGTTGCTGCTGAGGAGCCGGCGCAGGGTCTTGCGCCTGTTATTCACCTGCGGTGGTATAAGCTGCGGACTAAGCGTAGTGGTCACAAGCTTCCTCGCGTTGAGCTGGATGAGATAGGTCCTAAGCTGGACTTCAAGATTGGTCGTTTGCAGGAGGCGCCGCGGGATGTCATGAAGGAGGCCATGAAGCAGGGCAAGAGGCCGAATGAAGAGGTtaagttgaagaagaacattGGCATGGATGCGATTGGTGATAAGGTCGGTCGTGTGCACTTGGCCAAGCAGGACCTGGGTGGCTTGCAGACTAGGAAGATGAAGGGATTGAAGCGCCGTGCTGGTGTTGAgtcggatgaggatgaggatatgatGGATGTTGATGAGGTTTCGGAGGATGAGGGTCGCAAGAGGACACGGACGGAATAAGGACATAACATTTGTGGTTAATCATGCATTTCTTCTGTTTCGCACGTGGCGTTTCCGGTTGGATTGGTGATTTTTGACTTGTGCTGAGCAAGTTCGTTTGAATAAGCTGTCTGTTTTTGTACAGATAAAAGTATGCATTTATTACACTTATACTCTGATTTCGAACCTATATACATTACAGATGACTATGGATTGTTTATTGCCAAGTGGAAGAACTATGTTCTCGTTGTCGGTTGACCGACCGGGCCTACCGAGGGTGCAAGTAACGTTTGGAAACTAGGTAGCTGGGGGTGAACCGTAGTCCCTCCAGATGGAGGGTATGCAGATGGAAGTTGTGCAGCCGGCGCATCTCCATTCTCAACATCATTACCAGGTGAAGCGTCTCTAACATCACTCTCATCCAACGACTCATCCCCAACCACCACGTCCTTTTCCTCAATACCATTCTCCTGACTTCTTGGCTTCCGTTTCGCTCTCTGTGCCTCCGTaatcttcctcctcaccgGCACAGAACTCTTCAACCAAGCATACACAGTTCCCCACCCCGCCGTCATCGCCTCCTTCGCAGCCGGATCCCGCAACAACCGTTCCCAGTCCTCGGGCGATATATCAGGTAGAATTCGCTTTTCTGTAGACGTATGGCCGCGGCCGATGATGCTGCGCTGGTAGCCCGTCTCCTGGAGACGGCGGGAGAAGTTCGATTTGCTGTTTTTGGTGTTGTGGGCGGTCATGAAGTGGTTTTGAATGTCCGCGAGGAAGGCTATGGGTGCGTTTCGACGTAGGTGCGGAGGTCCTGGGGCTATTAGTATTCGGGCTGTTTTTCTATTGAGCAAGTCTACTCGTTTTGTTTTGTGATGATTTGCAAAGCGAGTCCACATTCGCGATTGGCCCTTCCTTTCCCCTCAGCGACAACCATATGAAAGCAAGCTACATACTTCCAGAAATTGATCATGAAATGACCGCAATCGCCCCATTGGCTTTGGGGGCTCTGTTCGAGGCGGCGTTGAAATCCCGTATGTACTCAGGCTATGCGCCATGCGTCGCAGTTCCATGTGAGACTCCATGGACCTGACATATCTGAGCATATGGTTCGCGGCGGAAGAGAGCTGCTGTTTTCTGTCGCCTTTGGTCTTCTGTTAAGCGAGCACCGGGCATTTTGTTTTATTATCATGTCTCGTCAGGCAGGGAAGATGGGACGAGTTGGCGGCTGCAACACGACATGTTGACGGGAGTTGATCCATCATCCGCAGATCGGCAGCTGAGATTCTTGGCATCGAGTGTCGTTAGAGCAATACAGTGTCCCTCGAGTttatcttctcttcttcctgccTTGTTCCCTACACGTCAATCGTCCCCTGTAAAAAGGACAAGTAATCCCCGAAGAGTGCTCCCCAGACCATATGTCACGTGACCATGACGTCGCACTCGGCATGCTTCACATGCCGAGGCAACTCTTCCGCGGCGCCGAACAAAAGTGACCGCTCTGCTCTCTCCTCCATCTTATCGCTAACAAGAGGAGACGCAGATTGACGGCTGAAGAGTTGAAAATCACGATCGCTGGGTTTGCTATTATCCCATGTTCTTGCGATTTGTCCCGATACAGATAAATCAAGCGGCAACGGCCAGCCTTTCGTTTTCATAATGAGCCGAGGTCCCGAGATTATGAAGGCGCTGATGGTAAGGATTCTTTATTGCTGGGTGAGGGTATACTTGGGGTCCGGTGGCTGATTTGTGTCTAGTCTCGTCTGGATGCTATTGTTCTGGATCCTGATCTTGCGCCTTTGCTGTCTCTGCTCAAGGGTGTTCGGAATGGTGTCGTCTACGGGTCGAAAGTGCGGTTTCCGCACGCTTTGGTGTATGAGAAGTCTTCCTGGGCTGTTTATTCTGAATAACGCTGACGGATGTCTCTCTGCAGGATGATATTTCTTTTCCGCTCCGGAACGTAAGACAGCCTCCCATCGACTCGATTACCCCTATACTGATCAATCCACAGCCTCCGCGAAAAGGCCAAGCTCGTCCTGAAAGCCACGAAAACGCACGCCAGCAACCTCGCGACCTTCGCCCTCATATACAAGAGCTCCATGCTCGCACTGCGGAATCTAAACACATCCAGTGTCAGCAAGGAGAACCGCTACGATAGCTTCTTCGCCGGATTGCTGGGAGGATACGCTGTTTTTGGCCGGCACCAGACCAGTGTCACCCAGCAGGTATGCCACACTTccttgaaaagaaagaagtaTCAGGAGTTAACGGGACCAGATCGTCATCTACGTTTTCGCCCGCGTGGCCCTCTCCCTCGCCAAACTCTCCGTCGAACCTAACATGCACCCGTTCTCACATCTCATCACACCCGAAGCTCGTTCCCAGATCAAAGACAATGCATGGCCGGTCTTTGCAAGTCTCAGCTGGGCTTCTGTCATGTACATCTTCCGCTGGTATCCGGAGACGCTGGTTTCGAGCCTGAGGAGCAGTATGGTTTATATGTATGTCTTCTTACCTTGGCTTGTGGG
The sequence above is a segment of the Aspergillus chevalieri M1 DNA, chromosome 6, nearly complete sequence genome. Coding sequences within it:
- a CDS encoding Tim17/Tim22/Tim23/Pmp24 family protein (COG:U;~EggNog:ENOG410PN4H;~InterPro:IPR019531;~PFAM:PF02466;~TransMembrane:2 (i132-149o172-191i)), encoding MSRGPEIMKALMSRLDAIVLDPDLAPLLSLLKGVRNGVVYGSKVRFPHALVMIFLFRSGTLREKAKLVLKATKTHASNLATFALIYKSSMLALRNLNTSSVSKENRYDSFFAGLLGGYAVFGRHQTSVTQQIVIYVFARVALSLAKLSVEPNMHPFSHLITPEARSQIKDNAWPVFASLSWASVMYIFRWYPETLVSSLRSSMVYIYADSDHWNSFRNFLIHNK
- the RPF2 gene encoding rRNA-binding ribosome biosynthesis protein RPF2 (BUSCO:EOG09263EBB;~COG:J;~EggNog:ENOG410PFUF;~InterPro:IPR007109,IPR039770;~PFAM:PF04427;~go_function: GO:0019843 - rRNA binding [Evidence IEA];~go_process: GO:0000027 - ribosomal large subunit assembly [Evidence IEA];~go_process: GO:0000470 - maturation of LSU-rRNA [Evidence IEA]), whose product is MASMLREVKPKNPRTARLLKAKEPQLVEGPKRTLLLHGSKCPTPVHTILKTFHSLTKPNSVLFHKKNENIRPFESTESLEFLANKNEAGVVVFGSSSKKRPNCITLMRVFDSKTLDMCEMMLLPGESGEDAVPAMNNLVMQIGVGLRPMLIFAGSPWDDETSMAHVMLKSMFTDMFKGEESDKIDVEGLQYALMVAAEEPAQGLAPVIHLRWYKLRTKRSGHKLPRVELDEIGPKLDFKIGRLQEAPRDVMKEAMKQGKRPNEEVKLKKNIGMDAIGDKVGRVHLAKQDLGGLQTRKMKGLKRRAGVESDEDEDMMDVDEVSEDEGRKRTRTE